A single window of Desulfonauticus submarinus DNA harbors:
- the rsmA gene encoding 16S rRNA (adenine(1518)-N(6)/adenine(1519)-N(6))-dimethyltransferase RsmA, producing the protein MRINYPKKSLGQHFLRDQNICHKIVRSLDIDSKDTLLEIGPGQGALTKIVFSYDFHRIIAFEKDKKLVFSLKQEFPNLDLVNIDALKFRWEKLNSISCLKLFGNLPYNVASPLLWDILSSVFSYKKAVFMVQKEVGERIIAKPGTKTYGALSVWLQSFACPKLLFHVSPNVFYPPPKVWSSVLCFTPREDAPIELKSKLSKVVKIFFQHRRKQVQKILKSYFNKNNINIENFDLKQRPEDFSPELFWLLTREICFRDKRG; encoded by the coding sequence GTGCGCATCAATTATCCTAAAAAAAGTTTGGGCCAGCATTTTTTGCGGGACCAAAATATCTGCCATAAGATTGTACGATCCTTAGATATTGATTCAAAAGATACCTTGCTAGAAATTGGTCCTGGCCAAGGAGCGCTTACAAAAATTGTTTTTTCTTATGATTTCCATAGGATTATTGCTTTTGAAAAAGATAAAAAATTGGTTTTTTCTTTAAAACAAGAATTTCCTAATCTTGATCTCGTAAATATAGATGCCTTAAAATTTAGGTGGGAAAAATTAAATAGTATTTCCTGTCTTAAATTGTTTGGCAATTTGCCTTATAATGTTGCTTCGCCGCTTTTGTGGGATATTTTAAGTTCAGTTTTTTCTTATAAGAAGGCTGTTTTTATGGTTCAAAAAGAAGTTGGGGAGAGGATTATTGCAAAACCAGGAACAAAAACTTATGGAGCTCTTAGCGTGTGGTTGCAGAGTTTTGCCTGTCCTAAACTTCTTTTTCATGTTTCGCCAAATGTATTTTATCCTCCACCAAAGGTGTGGTCATCTGTGCTTTGTTTTACTCCCAGAGAAGATGCTCCTATAGAGTTAAAATCTAAACTGTCTAAAGTGGTAAAAATCTTTTTTCAGCATAGAAGAAAACAAGTTCAAAAGATTTTAAAGAGCTATTTTAATAAAAATAATATTAACATTGAAAATTTTGATCTTAAACAGCGACCTGAAGATTTTAGTCCAGAATTATTTTGGCTTTTAACTCGAGAAATATGTTTTAGGGACAAAAGGGGATAG
- a CDS encoding DUF523 domain-containing protein: MFLISACLNNINVRYNKKLLNFYHPLIPYLNNKKLLLIACPETIANLPTPRPPAEIKYGNGYDVLRKKAKVFTNMGDDVTQYFLDGAFKVLEIVKKFSVKIAIFTEKSPSCGVHYIYDGTFTGNLKNGCGVTTALLKLNGVKVFSQHQIDEVQKIFFN; encoded by the coding sequence ATGTTCCTAATCTCTGCTTGCCTCAATAATATAAATGTAAGATACAATAAAAAATTATTAAACTTCTATCATCCCCTCATTCCTTACCTAAATAATAAAAAACTCCTCCTTATTGCTTGCCCTGAAACAATAGCTAACCTACCTACACCAAGACCCCCTGCTGAAATAAAATATGGAAATGGATATGATGTCTTAAGAAAAAAGGCAAAAGTATTTACTAATATGGGGGACGACGTTACTCAATATTTTTTGGACGGAGCATTTAAGGTTTTAGAAATAGTGAAAAAATTTTCAGTAAAGATAGCTATTTTTACTGAAAAAAGTCCTTCTTGCGGAGTACATTATATTTATGATGGGACTTTTACTGGGAATTTAAAAAATGGATGCGGAGTAACTACTGCGTTGTTAAAATTAAATGGGGTTAAAGTTTTTAGTCAGCATCAAATAGATGAAGTTCAGAAAATATTTTTTAATTAA
- the fabG gene encoding 3-oxoacyl-ACP reductase FabG, whose product MRKTVLITGASRGIGAAIAQKLAEQKYNLWLNYKSNHKAANQLKEKLETKGIECKLLPFDVSNEQEVKKALEPLLQDTVPYALIHNAGLIKDGLVAMMPTKDWELVLNVHLVGFFYLVRAVVKAMIPKRRGRIIAISSLSGQTGQAGQFNYSAAKAGLIGAIKSLAREVAPRNILANAVCPGLIETDMTQEFLEKKSLIPLKRFGKPEEVAGVVSFLLSEDASYITGQVIGVNGGLYM is encoded by the coding sequence ATGAGAAAAACTGTTCTAATTACAGGAGCAAGCAGAGGAATTGGCGCAGCCATTGCTCAAAAACTAGCTGAGCAGAAATATAACTTATGGCTAAATTATAAATCTAACCACAAGGCTGCCAACCAATTAAAAGAAAAATTAGAAACTAAAGGGATAGAATGCAAACTTCTACCTTTTGATGTTTCCAATGAACAAGAAGTGAAAAAAGCTTTAGAACCTCTTTTACAAGATACTGTCCCCTATGCCCTGATCCACAATGCAGGATTAATAAAAGATGGGTTAGTAGCAATGATGCCCACCAAAGACTGGGAATTGGTTCTAAATGTTCACTTGGTGGGTTTTTTCTATCTAGTGCGTGCTGTTGTCAAAGCAATGATTCCTAAAAGAAGAGGAAGAATCATTGCTATCTCCTCTCTCTCTGGGCAAACAGGACAAGCAGGACAATTCAATTACTCAGCGGCTAAAGCAGGACTAATTGGGGCTATTAAATCTTTGGCCAGAGAAGTTGCACCCAGAAATATCTTAGCTAATGCCGTTTGTCCTGGCCTTATTGAAACCGATATGACTCAAGAATTTTTAGAAAAAAAATCTCTTATCCCCCTAAAGCGTTTTGGTAAGCCAGAAGAAGTAGCAGGAGTTGTAAGCTTCTTGCTTAGCGAAGATGCCTCCTACATTACTGGCCAAGTTATTGGAGTAAATGGTGGACTTTACATGTAA
- a CDS encoding acyl carrier protein → MKKMTNKEIIDTVNKALIEEFELDPEQMIPEAHLYEDLGLDSLDTVDMIIVLETAFNFKIKEDEDIKSIQTLQDLYNFIIAKKQIEKNKNKSC, encoded by the coding sequence ATGAAGAAGATGACTAATAAAGAGATTATAGATACAGTAAATAAAGCGTTAATAGAAGAGTTTGAATTAGACCCTGAACAAATGATACCAGAAGCTCATCTTTATGAAGATCTAGGATTAGATAGCCTTGATACTGTAGATATGATTATTGTTTTAGAAACAGCATTTAACTTTAAAATTAAAGAAGATGAAGATATAAAGTCAATACAAACCCTGCAAGACCTTTATAATTTTATTATTGCCAAAAAACAAATAGAAAAAAATAAAAACAAATCTTGTTAA
- a CDS encoding phenylacetate--CoA ligase family protein — protein MMENKFKDSLCEFNSFEQIQKLQNSLLQKHLKYISTYSPFYKKLFKQLKIDPLQIKTTKELSRLPFTTKKDLCRYPQDFICTPSSQIVDISLTSGTTGDPIAIYLTSKDINRLGYNEEISLKTAQITSKDIVLIAVALDRCFMAGLAYFLGLQRIGATAIRGGSSSIPILAELVCKYNPSVIIGVPSLLLNLALFLEEEGISPQTTTIQKLICIGEPIRYHDFSLMPLGKLLHQKWRAKLFGTYASSEMGTAFCECEYGKGGHLHPDLIILEIVDENGNILPPGKIGEVVATPLRVEGMPLLRFKTGDIAFLDTTPCKCGRNSPRLSPILGRKSQALKIKGTTVYPPAIFAVLQKIPSIKNYYLEVYNHYELSDIVKVVVGTTDAHLNSEQIAEKIAANIRVKPEVIITTPQKVNSKIIQPNKRKPVLFFDYRQKKHG, from the coding sequence ATGATGGAAAATAAATTTAAAGATTCTCTATGTGAATTTAATTCATTCGAACAAATACAAAAGCTACAAAATTCCCTGCTCCAAAAACATCTTAAATATATCTCTACTTACTCACCTTTTTATAAAAAACTGTTTAAACAACTTAAAATTGACCCCTTACAAATAAAAACCACAAAAGAACTCTCTAGATTGCCTTTTACTACCAAAAAAGACTTATGTCGCTATCCTCAAGACTTTATATGTACTCCTTCATCCCAAATAGTAGATATTTCTCTTACTTCTGGCACAACAGGAGATCCTATTGCTATTTATCTAACCTCAAAAGATATAAACCGTCTTGGCTATAATGAAGAAATCTCTCTAAAAACCGCCCAAATAACATCAAAAGACATTGTACTTATTGCAGTGGCTTTGGATAGATGTTTTATGGCAGGCCTTGCTTATTTCTTAGGATTGCAACGTATTGGAGCTACAGCTATTCGCGGTGGATCTTCAAGCATACCAATCCTCGCTGAACTTGTATGCAAATATAATCCCTCTGTCATCATAGGAGTTCCAAGTTTACTTCTAAATTTAGCTCTATTTCTAGAAGAAGAAGGAATTTCTCCTCAAACAACCACAATTCAAAAACTCATTTGTATTGGAGAACCAATTCGATACCACGACTTTTCACTTATGCCCTTAGGAAAATTACTCCATCAAAAATGGAGGGCCAAACTCTTTGGCACTTATGCCAGTTCTGAAATGGGCACTGCTTTCTGTGAATGTGAATATGGAAAAGGAGGGCACTTACATCCAGACTTAATTATTTTAGAAATAGTTGATGAAAATGGTAACATCTTGCCACCGGGCAAAATTGGAGAAGTTGTTGCTACTCCTCTCAGAGTGGAAGGGATGCCTCTTTTAAGATTTAAAACAGGAGACATAGCTTTTTTAGATACAACCCCCTGTAAATGTGGACGCAACTCTCCTCGGTTAAGCCCTATTTTAGGGAGAAAATCTCAAGCCCTAAAAATAAAAGGCACCACAGTTTATCCACCTGCTATATTTGCTGTGTTACAAAAAATTCCTAGCATAAAAAACTACTACTTAGAAGTGTATAATCACTACGAGTTATCAGATATAGTCAAAGTTGTGGTTGGGACTACAGACGCTCATTTAAACTCAGAACAAATTGCTGAGAAAATTGCTGCGAATATAAGAGTAAAACCAGAGGTTATTATCACCACGCCTCAAAAAGTAAACTCAAAGATCATTCAACCAAATAAAAGAAAGCCTGTCTTATTTTTTGATTATCGACAAAAAAAACATGGTTAA
- a CDS encoding phytoene desaturase family protein, translating into MHYDFLILGSGISGLTSALILGKHGYKVAIIEKNKKIAPLLRGFYRQQQYFDTGLHYLGGLEEGGILNTYFNYLGLSQHIKKIPFNPDGFDILRFLDKKEDIYFPYGYQNIEKKLTQKFPQEQEAIQVYLKKIKQNYTSSPLLNLDEKFFQKEPYYLYKSPSLGSFLDKLTSQKYLKTILCSHCLLHGVSPYEVSFRFHSMVVGSYYDSVHTIEGGGRNLVYAFKKELKKNEIDIYCGYGAKKIKISTNGKFSGIELDNKEIIQASACISTLHPSTFIDIVPNHIFRPAYIKRLKSFEETSSAFIFFGKISESSPIFDKRAMLIFPTSNIEVANNIAPMINSPAYISIGQDSSCDKKSVVIIVYSNFVTQQKRYCSSNSLEYQKNKHKVMQKILSYIKTVCPELSNLEYVDGATPHTFKSYLNSPTGSLYGIKHKIGQYSPMPITKIKGLYLAGQSIVAPGILGAMVSAFLVCGMIIGYKKLQTEVKKWI; encoded by the coding sequence ATGCACTACGACTTTCTTATCCTTGGCTCTGGCATATCTGGTCTTACCTCTGCACTTATCTTAGGAAAACATGGATATAAAGTAGCAATTATTGAAAAAAATAAAAAAATTGCGCCCCTTTTAAGAGGATTTTATCGTCAACAACAATATTTTGACACCGGATTACATTATCTAGGAGGCCTAGAAGAAGGTGGAATTTTAAATACTTATTTTAATTATTTAGGATTATCTCAACATATAAAAAAAATACCTTTTAATCCAGATGGCTTTGATATTTTAAGATTTCTAGATAAAAAAGAAGACATTTATTTCCCTTATGGATATCAAAATATAGAAAAAAAATTAACTCAAAAATTCCCACAAGAACAAGAGGCTATTCAAGTTTATTTAAAAAAAATAAAACAAAATTACACTTCCTCTCCTCTATTAAATCTTGATGAAAAATTTTTTCAAAAAGAACCATATTATCTCTATAAAAGCCCTAGTCTTGGTTCTTTTTTAGATAAGTTAACTTCTCAAAAATATCTAAAAACAATCCTATGCTCTCACTGCCTATTACACGGAGTCTCACCTTATGAAGTAAGCTTTCGTTTCCATTCCATGGTGGTTGGTTCCTATTATGATTCAGTTCACACTATAGAAGGAGGAGGTAGAAATTTAGTCTATGCTTTTAAAAAAGAACTCAAAAAAAATGAAATAGATATATATTGCGGTTATGGAGCTAAAAAAATAAAAATCTCAACTAATGGAAAATTTTCAGGCATTGAACTAGACAACAAAGAAATAATTCAAGCCAGTGCTTGCATTTCTACACTTCATCCTTCTACTTTTATAGATATTGTTCCTAACCACATCTTTAGACCAGCCTATATAAAACGCTTAAAATCTTTTGAAGAAACTTCTTCTGCCTTTATCTTTTTTGGGAAAATATCTGAATCTAGTCCTATCTTTGATAAAAGAGCAATGTTAATCTTCCCAACCAGCAATATAGAAGTAGCAAACAATATTGCCCCTATGATAAACTCGCCAGCTTATATTAGCATTGGACAAGATTCATCTTGCGATAAAAAAAGTGTAGTTATAATCGTATATTCAAATTTTGTTACTCAACAAAAAAGATATTGTTCTTCAAATTCTTTAGAATACCAAAAAAATAAACACAAGGTAATGCAAAAAATATTGTCTTATATTAAAACAGTATGCCCAGAGCTTTCAAATTTAGAATATGTAGATGGAGCTACTCCTCATACTTTTAAAAGTTATTTAAACTCCCCCACAGGTAGTTTATATGGTATAAAACATAAAATAGGGCAATATTCTCCTATGCCTATAACCAAAATCAAAGGACTATACCTAGCAGGTCAATCTATAGTTGCACCCGGCATATTAGGTGCAATGGTCTCTGCATTTTTAGTTTGTGGAATGATAATTGGTTATAAAAAACTACAAACAGAAGTAAAAAAATGGATCTAA
- a CDS encoding beta-ketoacyl-[acyl-carrier-protein] synthase family protein, with product MDLKRVVITGLGAISPFGRGIKSLKKSIFSNKSAISIINNFKEIKGLRSHVGGVVKDINPKEIPRKYRRAMSPMSIYAALAAKEALLNANLSLKDCSLGKVSLILGSTTGSVYTMEQFFKVFLQEKSIEKIKSTLFFQIMNHSCAANVGQFLGITGRTLAPAAACSTSCIAIGQGFELISKGMEDIVICGGADELHPLTVATFDIMNAASTKYNFSPHNTPRPFDINRDGVVCSEGSGILILESLESAKKRKANIYAEILAFSSNTDPSHIANPSTTSLKKCLQNVLKQAKLTSQQIDYLNAHATGTIQGDIVESNAIYEVLGTNIPVSSLKGHLGHTMAASGALEIICCIFMLQENKILPTRNLEQVDPQCSKLKYVQKIIDKKLKIILKNNFALGGINSSLILRRYEEDD from the coding sequence ATGGATCTAAAACGAGTAGTTATCACAGGTTTAGGAGCAATATCTCCTTTTGGTCGAGGCATAAAATCTTTAAAAAAATCTATTTTCTCTAATAAAAGTGCCATTTCAATTATTAACAATTTTAAAGAAATCAAAGGACTTCGCTCTCATGTAGGAGGAGTTGTCAAAGATATTAATCCTAAAGAAATACCTCGTAAATATAGAAGAGCAATGTCTCCTATGTCTATTTATGCAGCACTTGCCGCAAAAGAAGCTCTTTTAAATGCTAACCTAAGCTTAAAAGATTGTTCTCTTGGTAAAGTTAGTCTTATCTTAGGCTCAACCACAGGAAGTGTTTATACTATGGAACAATTTTTTAAAGTTTTTCTTCAAGAAAAGAGCATTGAAAAAATAAAATCAACCTTATTTTTCCAAATAATGAACCATTCTTGTGCTGCCAATGTGGGACAATTTTTAGGAATCACTGGACGCACACTTGCCCCTGCAGCTGCTTGTTCAACTAGTTGTATTGCCATAGGGCAAGGCTTTGAACTCATCTCAAAAGGAATGGAAGATATTGTAATTTGTGGCGGAGCAGATGAATTACACCCTCTTACTGTAGCTACGTTTGATATTATGAATGCTGCTTCTACAAAATATAATTTCTCTCCCCACAATACACCACGTCCATTTGATATTAACAGAGATGGAGTAGTCTGTAGTGAAGGTAGTGGTATCCTTATTCTCGAATCATTAGAATCAGCAAAAAAAAGAAAAGCTAACATTTACGCAGAAATATTAGCCTTTTCTTCAAACACTGATCCTTCTCATATTGCCAATCCATCAACAACATCTCTTAAAAAATGTTTGCAAAATGTTTTAAAACAAGCCAAACTTACGTCTCAACAAATAGATTATCTTAATGCGCACGCCACTGGCACAATCCAAGGAGATATTGTAGAATCTAATGCAATCTATGAAGTGCTAGGAACAAATATCCCTGTTAGTAGTTTAAAAGGACATTTAGGCCATACTATGGCAGCAAGTGGGGCATTGGAAATCATTTGTTGCATTTTTATGTTGCAAGAAAACAAAATTTTGCCTACTCGCAACCTAGAGCAAGTTGACCCCCAGTGTTCTAAATTAAAGTATGTACAAAAAATTATAGATAAAAAACTAAAGATTATACTTAAAAATAACTTTGCTTTAGGAGGAATAAACTCTAGTCTTATCTTAAGGAGATATGAAGAAGATGACTAA
- a CDS encoding SPFH domain-containing protein: protein MGTNNSVFLEVIEWFDDKGTELAHRIPQKGSGEIKWGAQLIVRNSQAAVFYYQGQAIDAFGAGRHTLTTANIPILTKILSIPWGMTSPLRAEVYFVNMKIFPNIKWGTKDPVAFKDSKLGLVRLRAFGTLDLRIVQPVLFINSLVGTKASFTLKDIEDYLSKVVVSKFNDYLGENLDTLFDLPGKYDEFSADLEILLKKDLSRFGLGLSKLYINAITPPPEVQKAIDDKSRLEVFDNLAKLGQMKAAMAMEAAAKNQGEAGSGLGMGMGFMFPYMFKDLFLNQNNQNQTNNQQKQQLTCPDCNQPIPEDSRFCPYCGHQILVIRQCKNCGKNLSPTAKFCPRCGTPVEEESKEKICPNCGFKNLPDSMFCNQCGEKLK from the coding sequence ATGGGAACCAATAACAGTGTTTTTTTAGAAGTTATTGAATGGTTTGACGATAAAGGGACAGAATTAGCTCATAGAATTCCTCAAAAAGGTTCTGGAGAAATCAAATGGGGAGCTCAATTAATCGTAAGAAACAGTCAAGCTGCTGTTTTTTATTATCAAGGACAAGCAATTGACGCATTTGGAGCTGGAAGACACACCTTAACTACAGCTAATATTCCTATTTTAACCAAAATACTTTCAATCCCTTGGGGAATGACAAGCCCTTTAAGAGCAGAAGTATATTTTGTAAACATGAAAATTTTTCCCAACATAAAATGGGGCACCAAAGATCCTGTGGCTTTTAAAGATTCTAAGCTAGGCTTAGTTAGATTAAGAGCATTTGGCACTTTAGACCTCCGAATAGTCCAACCAGTGTTGTTTATTAATTCTCTTGTAGGAACAAAAGCATCCTTTACCTTAAAGGATATTGAAGATTATCTTAGTAAAGTAGTTGTATCTAAATTTAACGATTACTTGGGAGAAAATTTAGATACCTTATTTGATCTCCCAGGAAAATATGACGAATTTTCTGCGGATTTAGAAATTCTTTTAAAAAAAGACTTATCACGCTTTGGACTTGGATTAAGCAAACTTTATATTAACGCTATAACTCCCCCACCAGAAGTACAAAAAGCAATAGATGACAAAAGCAGATTAGAAGTGTTTGATAATCTTGCTAAACTAGGACAAATGAAAGCAGCTATGGCCATGGAAGCTGCTGCCAAAAATCAAGGAGAAGCTGGCTCTGGACTAGGTATGGGTATGGGATTTATGTTCCCCTATATGTTTAAAGACCTGTTTTTAAATCAAAATAATCAAAACCAAACCAATAATCAGCAAAAACAACAATTAACTTGCCCAGACTGTAATCAGCCAATTCCAGAAGATTCTAGATTTTGCCCTTATTGTGGACATCAAATCCTTGTTATTCGACAATGTAAAAACTGCGGCAAGAACCTATCTCCTACTGCAAAATTCTGTCCAAGATGCGGGACTCCAGTAGAAGAAGAGTCAAAAGAAAAAATTTGTCCAAATTGTGGGTTTAAAAATCTGCCTGACTCTATGTTTTGCAATCAATGTGGAGAAAAATTAAAATAA
- a CDS encoding DUF2062 domain-containing protein, translating into MKMWWYKIKRTFRYWYLRILRLKSSPESIALGLALGVLVGFWPIIPFQTVVAVALAFLFRSNKIAAALGTWVSNPLNVPFLYYLFYIIGKYFWPVNAKIDFSHLAMKELINTGWDVFMAMCIGGTILGIPASILTYFIFLKLLKAYRQRKLEKKYRRAHQLS; encoded by the coding sequence ATGAAGATGTGGTGGTATAAAATAAAAAGAACCTTTAGATATTGGTATTTAAGGATTTTGCGTTTAAAATCTTCTCCTGAAAGCATTGCCCTAGGATTAGCTTTAGGTGTATTGGTAGGCTTTTGGCCCATTATTCCTTTTCAGACAGTAGTGGCCGTAGCTTTGGCTTTTTTATTTAGAAGCAATAAGATAGCAGCGGCTTTAGGTACCTGGGTATCCAATCCTTTAAATGTACCCTTTTTATATTATTTATTTTATATTATTGGAAAGTATTTTTGGCCAGTTAATGCTAAAATAGATTTTTCTCATCTTGCTATGAAAGAATTGATTAATACAGGATGGGATGTTTTTATGGCAATGTGTATTGGTGGAACAATTTTAGGTATCCCTGCTTCTATATTAACCTATTTTATTTTCTTAAAACTTTTGAAAGCATATAGACAAAGAAAATTGGAAAAAAAATATCGCCGTGCGCATCAATTATCCTAA
- a CDS encoding LolA family protein produces MGKKLIFSIFILAFSNLSFAQNLNFLKQIESNIQNIKSLKCNFTQEKHLSIFKKVLISKGKFYFQKPDYLRWEYTEPVKMGFCFLKNTGKSWNDVDKKIKKFNISENRQMALIKQQIIVWTTFNLKWISSQFSFKILSKNPLKLQLTPKQKNIPLKYLKLQFNKDQQTLHSLELYEKDLDFTRLIFYNHQINLKESIPFCP; encoded by the coding sequence ATGGGCAAAAAACTAATTTTTTCTATTTTTATCCTTGCTTTCTCAAATCTTAGTTTTGCTCAAAATTTAAATTTTTTAAAGCAAATAGAAAGTAATATACAAAATATAAAATCCTTAAAATGTAACTTTACTCAAGAAAAACATCTCTCCATATTTAAAAAAGTACTGATATCAAAAGGAAAATTTTACTTTCAAAAACCAGACTATTTACGTTGGGAATATACAGAGCCAGTAAAAATGGGATTTTGTTTTTTAAAAAATACAGGGAAAAGTTGGAATGACGTTGATAAAAAGATAAAAAAATTTAACATATCCGAAAACAGACAAATGGCTTTAATTAAACAACAAATTATAGTTTGGACAACTTTTAATTTAAAATGGATCTCATCTCAATTTTCTTTTAAAATACTTTCTAAAAACCCTCTTAAATTACAATTAACACCTAAGCAAAAAAATATCCCTTTAAAATATTTGAAATTGCAATTTAATAAAGATCAGCAAACTCTTCATTCTTTAGAGCTATATGAAAAAGATTTAGATTTTACCCGTCTTATTTTTTATAATCATCAAATAAATTTAAAAGAATCTATCCCCTTTTGTCCCTAA
- a CDS encoding beta-ketoacyl-[acyl-carrier-protein] synthase family protein, whose product MYRVAITGIGIISCLGNTIEDVAKALYKGKSGIEIDPKRIELGFKSPLTGIIKNFDPQKYLSKKQRKTMPLFAIQAYAAVEQALKQAKLDFKSIQNEKTGLIFGSDSTCAAAVQQVDLLRKFKETKMIGSGLVFQSMNSTITMNLNTILKTKGASWTISSACSSGAHAIGQAFNLIALGQQERVICGGAQEIAWEAVCSFDALGAFSTKINNPQGASRPFDANRDGLVPSGGAAALILEQYDLAKQRGAKILGEILSYSFSSDGNHLTIPQAEGLKRTMESCLKQANITPKDVNYICAHATSTQAGDAVEAQAIKQVFENYSPYVSSTKSMTGHELWMSGASQIVYSTIMANYEFIAPNINFQTPDKYSQELNIAKETIETKPNFVLCNAAGFGGTNASILLRYF is encoded by the coding sequence ATGTATAGAGTAGCAATTACAGGTATAGGTATTATCTCTTGTTTAGGAAATACAATAGAAGATGTGGCCAAAGCCTTATACAAAGGTAAGTCTGGAATAGAAATTGACCCTAAACGCATAGAACTTGGATTTAAAAGTCCATTAACAGGCATTATAAAAAATTTTGATCCTCAAAAATATCTTTCTAAAAAACAACGCAAAACAATGCCTCTTTTTGCAATTCAAGCCTATGCTGCTGTAGAACAAGCTCTAAAGCAAGCCAAGTTAGATTTTAAATCTATTCAAAATGAAAAAACAGGTCTCATTTTTGGCTCAGATTCAACTTGTGCAGCAGCTGTGCAACAGGTAGACTTGCTTCGCAAATTTAAAGAAACCAAAATGATTGGAAGCGGACTAGTTTTTCAATCAATGAACTCAACCATTACAATGAATCTCAACACTATTCTTAAAACCAAAGGAGCATCATGGACTATTAGTTCTGCCTGTTCTAGTGGAGCTCATGCCATTGGACAAGCATTTAATCTCATCGCCTTAGGTCAACAAGAAAGAGTCATCTGTGGAGGGGCGCAAGAAATTGCCTGGGAAGCTGTATGTAGCTTTGACGCATTAGGAGCATTTTCTACTAAAATAAACAATCCTCAAGGCGCAAGTAGACCTTTTGATGCTAACAGAGATGGCCTTGTGCCTAGTGGAGGAGCTGCTGCTTTAATTTTAGAACAGTATGATTTAGCTAAACAAAGAGGAGCAAAAATTCTAGGAGAAATTTTAAGCTATTCTTTTTCTTCTGATGGAAACCATTTAACCATTCCTCAAGCCGAGGGCTTAAAACGCACAATGGAATCTTGTTTAAAACAAGCAAATATTACTCCTAAAGATGTAAATTATATCTGCGCACATGCCACTTCAACTCAAGCAGGAGATGCTGTAGAAGCCCAAGCAATTAAACAAGTTTTTGAAAATTATAGCCCTTATGTTTCTTCCACCAAGTCCATGACAGGCCATGAACTTTGGATGTCAGGTGCGTCCCAAATAGTATATTCTACAATTATGGCCAACTATGAATTCATAGCCCCTAACATAAATTTTCAAACTCCAGATAAATATAGCCAAGAGCTAAATATTGCAAAAGAAACCATTGAAACAAAACCTAACTTTGTCCTTTGCAATGCAGCAGGTTTTGGTGGAACAAATGCATCTATTCTTTTGAGGTATTTTTAA
- a CDS encoding lysophospholipid acyltransferase family protein encodes MLNKIFLNVFLYPLLIIWTSFAIAIGLPISLVARIFIPNATGKLTRLLIWLYGKGCLKIVSIFVPIKLEISNPKTLKPPCIIVANHLSFFDVYLMALLPFSNVIFVVRDWPFKIWFYAPFMHLAQYLNTEKLDLDQTISQAQYYLNQNCALCFFPEAHRSRTGELGRFYTGAFKIAKQTNVPIIPFCIQGTNIFLRPGSIWFERHPIKVKILSPVLPSQFSSYIEMRKQVKKIIQLTLQKIEKA; translated from the coding sequence TTGTTAAACAAAATTTTTTTAAACGTTTTTCTTTACCCATTACTTATAATTTGGACGAGTTTTGCCATTGCCATTGGTTTGCCCATTAGTTTAGTTGCAAGGATATTTATTCCTAATGCAACAGGGAAATTAACACGTCTACTAATCTGGCTTTATGGTAAGGGATGCTTAAAAATAGTTTCTATATTTGTGCCAATAAAACTAGAAATCAGCAATCCCAAAACTTTAAAACCACCTTGTATTATAGTAGCTAATCATCTATCTTTTTTTGATGTCTATTTAATGGCTCTTTTACCTTTTAGTAATGTCATATTTGTAGTCAGGGATTGGCCTTTCAAAATTTGGTTTTATGCTCCTTTTATGCACTTAGCCCAATATCTAAATACTGAAAAACTAGACTTAGACCAAACCATATCTCAAGCCCAATATTATTTAAATCAAAACTGTGCCCTTTGTTTCTTCCCAGAAGCTCATCGCAGTCGAACTGGGGAATTAGGCCGATTTTATACAGGAGCATTTAAGATTGCTAAACAAACAAATGTCCCTATCATTCCCTTCTGTATTCAAGGGACAAACATTTTTTTACGTCCAGGCAGCATTTGGTTTGAACGTCATCCAATAAAAGTCAAAATTCTATCACCAGTATTGCCTTCTCAATTTTCTTCCTATATAGAAATGAGAAAACAGGTAAAAAAAATAATTCAACTTACCCTGCAAAAAATAGAAAAGGCTTAA